Proteins from one Ardenticatena maritima genomic window:
- a CDS encoding DEAD/DEAH box helicase → MSAHTHSKTWLEPLLHDPAFQRSVVHHRILPARSAQYAPFPPDLHPALVEALQRRGIQALYTHQAAAVSAALQGRHVLLVTPTASGKTLAYNLPVLHTLLHDPNARALYIYPTKALAQDQRMAFQHLAEGLPVAPRVAVYDGDTPAAARREIRASAQVVMTNPDMLHTGILPHHTKWLSFWTNLRYIILDEVHHYRGVFGSHLANVLRRCHRIAQFYGCRPQFLCGSATIANPREFVERLIDAPVHLVDENGAPSGERHFFFINPPMVNEELNMRRSALLEGRRVAGAFIARGAQTIIFTRARLNTEVLLTYLRNDAPALGVATHAVRGYRGGYLARERRDIERGLREGRVRAVVSTNALELGIDIGALQACVIVGYPGTIASTWQQAGRVGRRGAPSAVALVASSAPLDQFLVQHPEWFFDASPEHARINPDNLPILIDHLRCAAFELPFRPGETFGSLPAEMVQVLLDFLVEEGALHKAADTYYWSAPEYPSEQVSLRTLTPYRILIVEQPGGTTIGEVDRFAVHQMCFPGAIYLHEGRQYRITALDWEQGRAEAVATEVEYYTRPITKTTVTPQNVLAHEGRHALGEVEVIRRATGYKQIRFFTHEVLGQHSLTLPESRLHTTAYWACLPASFAPQRRDYGPNWETQRRKARRRDGFRCQMCGVSEDELGRELDVHHKRPFREFEYDPTDPTRADRYLLANALDNLISLCPTCHRRAEPSYISETALGLQGVAHALEHVAPLFLMCDPADIGVTTDINNAFTQRPTIFVYEYAEGGIGFAEQLFALHTRIWDTVGALIRDCPCRHGCPSCVGPHPESEHNAKQAALMVWAALQNEESQ, encoded by the coding sequence ATGTCGGCACACACGCATTCAAAAACCTGGCTGGAACCCCTTTTGCACGACCCCGCGTTTCAGCGAAGCGTGGTGCATCATCGCATTCTGCCTGCCCGTTCAGCGCAGTATGCCCCTTTTCCACCTGATTTGCACCCCGCGCTGGTCGAAGCGCTGCAACGCCGTGGCATTCAGGCGCTCTATACGCATCAGGCGGCGGCTGTCTCTGCGGCGTTGCAGGGGCGGCATGTCTTGCTGGTGACGCCGACCGCTTCGGGGAAGACGCTCGCTTACAACCTGCCGGTGTTGCACACCCTTCTGCACGACCCGAACGCCCGCGCACTCTACATCTACCCCACCAAAGCCCTGGCGCAAGACCAGCGCATGGCGTTTCAGCATCTTGCCGAAGGGCTGCCCGTCGCGCCTCGTGTCGCAGTGTACGATGGCGATACGCCCGCCGCGGCGCGCCGTGAGATTCGCGCTTCGGCGCAGGTTGTGATGACCAATCCCGACATGCTGCACACCGGCATCTTGCCCCACCACACCAAATGGCTCTCGTTTTGGACCAATTTGCGCTACATCATTCTTGATGAAGTTCATCACTATCGGGGCGTCTTTGGAAGCCATCTGGCGAATGTGTTGCGGCGCTGCCACCGTATTGCCCAATTTTACGGCTGTCGCCCGCAATTTCTGTGTGGGAGCGCCACCATCGCCAACCCGCGCGAATTTGTCGAGCGGCTCATTGACGCGCCTGTGCATCTGGTGGATGAAAACGGCGCCCCTTCCGGCGAACGCCATTTTTTCTTCATCAATCCCCCCATGGTCAATGAAGAATTGAACATGCGCCGTTCCGCCTTGCTCGAAGGGCGACGTGTCGCCGGCGCGTTTATCGCTCGTGGTGCGCAAACCATCATCTTTACGCGCGCCCGCCTCAACACAGAAGTCCTGCTCACCTATTTGCGCAATGACGCCCCCGCGCTGGGTGTCGCCACGCATGCAGTGCGTGGCTATCGTGGTGGCTATCTGGCGCGTGAACGACGCGACATTGAACGGGGGTTGCGTGAAGGGCGTGTGCGGGCGGTGGTCAGCACGAATGCGCTCGAACTGGGCATTGACATCGGCGCGCTGCAAGCCTGTGTCATTGTGGGGTATCCCGGCACGATTGCCAGCACATGGCAGCAAGCCGGGCGTGTGGGGCGTCGGGGCGCCCCCTCGGCGGTGGCGTTGGTGGCGAGCAGCGCCCCGCTCGACCAGTTTTTGGTACAGCATCCCGAATGGTTTTTCGACGCTTCGCCGGAACACGCCCGCATCAACCCCGACAACCTGCCCATCCTCATAGACCATTTGCGGTGTGCAGCGTTTGAACTTCCATTTCGTCCGGGGGAGACGTTTGGCTCGCTGCCTGCCGAAATGGTGCAAGTGTTGCTCGATTTTCTGGTGGAAGAAGGCGCACTGCACAAAGCCGCCGACACCTACTATTGGAGCGCGCCGGAGTATCCGTCAGAACAGGTTTCATTGCGAACGCTCACACCGTATCGCATTCTCATCGTGGAACAGCCCGGCGGTACAACGATTGGCGAAGTAGACCGTTTCGCCGTGCATCAAATGTGCTTTCCCGGCGCGATTTACCTGCACGAAGGGCGGCAGTACCGCATTACGGCGCTCGATTGGGAGCAAGGGCGTGCCGAGGCTGTCGCCACCGAGGTGGAATACTACACACGCCCCATCACCAAAACCACCGTCACGCCCCAAAACGTGCTGGCGCATGAGGGCAGGCATGCCTTGGGGGAAGTCGAGGTGATTCGGCGCGCCACTGGCTACAAGCAGATTCGTTTCTTCACGCATGAAGTGTTGGGGCAACACTCGCTCACCCTGCCCGAAAGCCGCTTGCACACCACCGCCTATTGGGCGTGCTTGCCGGCGTCGTTTGCCCCCCAGCGCCGCGATTATGGACCCAATTGGGAAACCCAGCGGCGCAAAGCCCGCCGGCGTGATGGGTTTCGCTGCCAGATGTGCGGCGTGAGCGAAGACGAACTGGGGCGCGAACTCGACGTCCACCACAAGCGCCCCTTCCGCGAATTTGAGTACGACCCCACCGACCCTACCCGCGCCGACCGCTATCTGCTCGCCAATGCGCTTGACAACCTCATCAGCCTGTGCCCAACGTGCCATCGCCGCGCCGAACCGTCATACATCAGTGAGACAGCGTTGGGGTTGCAGGGCGTCGCCCATGCGCTGGAACATGTGGCGCCGCTTTTCCTCATGTGCGACCCCGCCGACATCGGCGTGACGACGGACATCAACAACGCGTTCACTCAGCGCCCCACCATCTTTGTGTACGAATATGCCGAGGGCGGAATTGGGTTTGCCGAACAACTTTTTGCGTTGCATACCCGTATCTGGGACACAGTCGGCGCACTGATTCGAGATTGCCCGTGTCGGCATGGGTGTCCTTCGTGTGTTGGACCACACCCGGAAAGTGAGCACAATGCCAAACAGGCTGCGCTCATGGTGTGGGCGGCTTTGCAAAATGAAGAAAGTCAATGA
- a CDS encoding CPBP family intramembrane glutamic endopeptidase, whose translation MFELLWFLAVLLVANVAEKMRSWRVAAWALLLITNLLAMGLGLLTLLLGQILNTLDAAMLDTLPPNVLFFVQPTFALILFATGCAGMLVLLPPVRRGVAPLLRAFDPENMVHITALMFSVYVVGVSLAQILSGIGDLLQTLDASVSLLTVWAQGVVFVLFAFLGVGLFVRRSWRETLHRLGLERPTGRQIVLAVGIMLLLQVLDTMIVLLWQWLDPQGFEALNESFMGLIGGLMNVAGALSIGLTAGIGEELLFRGALQPRFGLLPTAVLFSLLHVQYGLSPAMLEVFVIALVLGVVRDRTNTTTVILVHALYNTLNVLLMSLLYSV comes from the coding sequence ATGTTTGAATTGTTGTGGTTTTTAGCCGTGCTGCTGGTTGCCAATGTGGCTGAAAAAATGCGCTCGTGGCGCGTGGCGGCGTGGGCGTTGTTGCTCATCACCAACCTGCTCGCTATGGGCTTGGGGCTTTTGACGCTGCTTTTGGGGCAAATACTCAACACACTTGACGCCGCCATGCTCGACACGCTCCCGCCGAATGTTCTGTTCTTCGTGCAACCCACCTTTGCCCTCATTCTTTTTGCAACCGGTTGTGCTGGCATGCTCGTCTTGTTGCCGCCTGTACGGCGTGGTGTTGCGCCTCTTTTGCGTGCCTTCGACCCGGAGAACATGGTGCATATCACCGCGCTTATGTTCAGCGTTTACGTCGTCGGGGTGAGCCTGGCGCAAATTCTTTCCGGCATTGGCGACCTGTTACAAACGTTGGACGCCAGTGTCAGTTTGCTCACCGTCTGGGCGCAAGGGGTTGTGTTCGTGCTCTTTGCGTTTTTAGGCGTAGGGCTGTTTGTGCGCCGTTCCTGGCGCGAGACCCTGCACCGTCTGGGGCTTGAACGTCCAACGGGGCGGCAAATCGTGCTGGCGGTGGGCATCATGCTGCTTTTGCAGGTGTTGGACACCATGATCGTGCTGCTCTGGCAGTGGCTCGACCCCCAGGGCTTTGAGGCGCTCAACGAAAGTTTCATGGGCTTGATTGGCGGTTTGATGAACGTCGCCGGCGCATTGTCCATCGGGCTGACAGCGGGGATTGGCGAAGAATTACTCTTCCGGGGGGCGTTGCAACCCCGCTTTGGCTTACTGCCGACGGCGGTCTTGTTCAGCCTGTTGCACGTGCAATATGGATTGAGCCCCGCCATGCTCGAAGTGTTCGTGATTGCGCTTGTGTTGGGTGTCGTGCGCGACCGCACAAACACAACCACCGTGATACTCGTACATGCTTTGTACAACACGCTGAACGTGTTGTTGATGAGTTTGTTGTATTCTGTGTAA
- a CDS encoding PA14 domain-containing protein, which produces MKGVSAWFWKNLPYIIVVGLVVVWGVVCILAARLVWSSVASPSTAMLTATPRLPSTPTPSATPSTPLLNVRVEENTLTVVGTNWPANAIVQLWLRHPSISAEYFLGTVTTDEQGRFEWRGTHQSLMPSGEGITLIVLSGAVRQESTFDWRLPTPTPSVTPTPTIAGAFACSIYLASANVRAFPDGASPVLVVLMRGATVQAVGRLADTLWVHIEASDGTRGWVTADALNCPEPLSRLPVLVPPQETPTPTPTATATPTPTPTVIPTDAWRGEYFSNAGLLGVPALVRTDAELRFEWGTQAPAEGVPADNFSVRWMRRLHFAAGTYRFAVRVDDGARLWIDDNLVLDAWELGPSRTLTVDVTLTEGEHTLRLEYFEAAGEAVAILWWSPIPTSFDGWQGRYFAAPLPTGTPVLERDDTVIDFDWGNDAPAPVLPRDGWSARWERTLALPAPGYRFTVDVKGGVRLWVGNTLMLDEWHAADTTYTFDLATDGEPRRFIVEYYDAGGEAAIRVQWVLLSPTPTPTPTSTPTLTPTPTLTPTSSPTATPTASPTQSPTPSATPSPTASLTPSATPSPTPSVTPSPSPAATPPTATPTQTLVLTPVPTATP; this is translated from the coding sequence GTGAAGGGTGTCTCGGCGTGGTTTTGGAAAAACCTGCCCTACATCATCGTTGTGGGGCTGGTGGTGGTGTGGGGCGTTGTCTGCATTCTGGCGGCGCGCCTTGTCTGGTCGTCCGTGGCTTCGCCATCCACCGCCATGTTGACCGCCACACCGCGCCTGCCTTCAACACCGACACCTTCCGCCACGCCGTCCACGCCTCTGCTCAATGTTCGTGTTGAAGAAAACACCCTCACAGTCGTCGGAACGAATTGGCCCGCCAACGCCATCGTCCAATTGTGGCTGCGCCATCCATCTATCAGCGCCGAATACTTCTTGGGCACCGTGACCACGGATGAACAAGGGCGCTTTGAATGGCGGGGAACGCACCAATCCTTGATGCCTTCTGGCGAAGGCATAACGTTGATTGTGTTGAGCGGGGCTGTGCGCCAGGAAAGCACGTTCGATTGGCGCTTACCCACGCCAACCCCCAGCGTGACCCCCACGCCGACCATTGCAGGGGCGTTTGCCTGCTCAATCTATCTCGCCTCGGCGAATGTGCGCGCCTTTCCTGACGGCGCAAGCCCTGTCCTCGTGGTGTTGATGCGTGGTGCGACCGTGCAGGCTGTCGGGCGGCTTGCGGACACGCTCTGGGTGCACATTGAGGCCAGCGATGGCACACGCGGCTGGGTGACGGCGGACGCGCTCAACTGCCCGGAACCGCTCTCGCGTTTGCCTGTGCTTGTGCCACCGCAAGAGACGCCAACGCCCACCCCCACGGCAACCGCCACGCCAACACCAACGCCGACCGTGATCCCGACCGACGCCTGGCGGGGCGAGTATTTTAGCAACGCCGGGCTGTTGGGCGTTCCCGCGCTTGTGCGCACCGACGCCGAACTGCGCTTCGAGTGGGGCACACAAGCCCCTGCTGAGGGGGTGCCCGCCGACAATTTCAGCGTGCGCTGGATGCGCCGCCTGCACTTTGCCGCCGGAACGTATCGCTTTGCCGTGCGTGTAGATGACGGCGCGCGGCTCTGGATTGATGACAATCTTGTGCTTGATGCGTGGGAACTGGGACCATCGCGCACGTTGACGGTGGACGTGACCTTGACGGAAGGCGAGCATACGCTGCGCCTGGAATACTTTGAAGCGGCGGGCGAGGCGGTCGCCATTCTCTGGTGGTCGCCCATTCCCACCTCTTTTGATGGCTGGCAGGGGCGCTATTTTGCCGCCCCTTTGCCGACCGGCACCCCAGTCCTTGAACGCGATGATACGGTGATTGATTTCGACTGGGGCAATGATGCGCCCGCCCCCGTTTTGCCGCGTGATGGCTGGTCGGCTCGCTGGGAACGCACGCTGGCACTCCCCGCACCCGGCTATCGCTTCACGGTTGACGTGAAGGGTGGCGTGCGGCTCTGGGTTGGGAACACGCTCATGCTGGATGAATGGCACGCCGCCGACACTACCTACACGTTCGACCTCGCTACCGATGGAGAACCACGCCGCTTCATCGTCGAATACTACGATGCCGGCGGCGAGGCTGCCATCCGTGTGCAGTGGGTGCTGCTCTCGCCTACGCCAACGCCTACGCCAACATCCACCCCCACACTCACACCGACACCGACACTCACACCCACATCGTCACCTACTGCGACGCCGACGGCTTCGCCCACACAATCACCCACGCCCAGCGCCACACCTTCGCCGACAGCGTCGCTCACGCCCAGCGCGACCCCCTCGCCCACGCCGAGCGTCACGCCTTCGCCCAGCCCCGCCGCCACACCGCCAACCGCCACCCCAACCCAAACGTTGGTGCTCACGCCTGTGCCAACAGCCACACCTTGA
- a CDS encoding single-stranded DNA-binding protein, whose amino-acid sequence MFQKVTLIGNLGSDPELRYTPQGTPVCTFSVATNRRWTNNDGTQGEETVWWRVSAWGRLGETCHQYLSKGRMVFIEGEIVPDPQTGGPRLWTGQDGTVRASFEVRARTVKFLGGRGENGGAQAPAASSATSQRRSTTAPSTPAFEEEDDFGPDEIPF is encoded by the coding sequence ATGTTTCAGAAAGTAACGCTTATCGGCAATCTTGGAAGCGACCCGGAACTTCGCTACACACCCCAAGGCACGCCTGTCTGCACGTTTAGCGTCGCGACCAATCGCCGCTGGACGAACAACGATGGCACACAAGGCGAAGAAACCGTTTGGTGGCGTGTCAGCGCGTGGGGACGCCTTGGTGAAACCTGCCACCAATACCTGAGCAAAGGGCGCATGGTCTTCATCGAGGGCGAAATCGTGCCCGACCCGCAAACCGGTGGTCCGCGTCTCTGGACGGGGCAAGATGGTACTGTGCGCGCCAGTTTTGAAGTGCGGGCACGCACGGTGAAGTTTCTCGGTGGGCGTGGTGAAAACGGCGGTGCTCAAGCACCGGCTGCTTCTTCGGCAACTTCCCAGCGCCGCAGCACCACCGCCCCTTCGACACCCGCTTTTGAAGAAGAAGACGACTTCGGACCGGACGAAATTCCTTTCTAA
- a CDS encoding immune inhibitor A domain-containing protein, with protein MRKIAYVLFFLAFGLCLLVLSLVTVSIGLTWLANDQATRTPLPTAATASAPTPTPMASPEATPPPAVSPTAELPSGEGHFSPAADMLALVNRPDLPMRDLHDLGIRYGRISPDTPRTVSAPPVERRLGDRETFTVADLLNNTHNRVEAELRAIGEHAYWWVQVGYEVDEAALAASVERFDTRTYPTDRDLFGQEWSPGVDGESRLHIFLGNVPGVGGYYSSADEFVRLINPYSNEKEIFYINLNNRRPGQPGFDEVLAHEYQHMIHWNEDRNEETWVNEGLSELAAARNGFPASRAERQFLLEPDWPLTNWPDQSAKAYGSAYLFMQYVADRFGDDAIRALVAEPFNGMHGLERVLGVPFDEVFGDWAVALLLDDPDGGPYAFPSLNLGGVWQTRTFRRYPATFSDSVAQYGIDYFQFQPESGRTGTLVLTFDGQDEVSLLPATAHSGAFGFWSHRGDDVDTTLTRSFDLRDVESATLEFWAWYDIEKDFDYVYVAVSTNGGATWQALPTAHTVASNPNGNAFGPGFTGTSGDGETPTWVFNRVDLTPFVGQEVLVRFEMVNDDALNANGFWLDDVRVPEIGYATDFEQDEGGWHADGWVRTHNRLKQGFVVRAVLLRENDEDVVSLVLDETNRGQLEVPGFGDDVQAVVLVVAGATPVTTERAEYTLQATFEE; from the coding sequence ATGCGTAAAATCGCGTACGTGCTCTTTTTTCTGGCATTCGGCCTTTGCTTGCTGGTGCTCAGCCTTGTCACGGTGAGCATTGGGTTGACGTGGCTGGCGAATGACCAAGCGACTCGGACACCTCTTCCAACGGCGGCAACCGCAAGCGCGCCGACGCCCACCCCCATGGCATCCCCAGAGGCGACGCCTCCCCCAGCCGTCTCGCCGACGGCGGAACTCCCTTCGGGTGAAGGGCATTTTTCTCCCGCCGCCGATATGCTCGCGCTGGTGAACCGGCCCGATTTGCCCATGCGTGATTTGCACGACCTCGGTATCCGCTATGGGCGCATTTCGCCGGATACCCCACGGACGGTTTCAGCGCCCCCGGTAGAGCGCCGTTTGGGAGACCGCGAAACCTTTACGGTGGCGGATTTGCTGAACAATACCCACAACCGCGTGGAAGCGGAACTGCGCGCCATTGGCGAACACGCCTACTGGTGGGTGCAGGTGGGCTACGAAGTGGATGAGGCGGCCTTGGCGGCGTCTGTGGAACGGTTCGACACACGCACCTACCCGACAGACCGCGACCTCTTTGGGCAAGAGTGGTCGCCTGGAGTGGACGGCGAATCCCGCTTGCACATCTTTTTGGGGAATGTCCCCGGTGTGGGGGGCTACTATTCCAGCGCGGACGAATTTGTGCGCCTCATCAATCCCTATTCCAATGAAAAAGAAATTTTCTACATCAACCTGAACAATCGCCGCCCAGGGCAACCGGGATTTGATGAAGTGCTGGCGCATGAGTACCAGCACATGATTCACTGGAACGAAGACCGCAACGAAGAGACCTGGGTCAACGAAGGGTTGTCCGAATTGGCGGCCGCCCGCAATGGCTTCCCCGCAAGCCGCGCCGAACGCCAGTTTTTGCTGGAACCCGATTGGCCCTTGACCAACTGGCCTGACCAGAGCGCGAAAGCCTACGGGTCGGCGTATCTGTTTATGCAGTATGTCGCCGACCGTTTTGGTGATGACGCTATTCGTGCCCTGGTGGCGGAGCCTTTCAATGGCATGCACGGATTGGAACGGGTGTTGGGCGTACCGTTCGACGAGGTGTTTGGCGATTGGGCGGTTGCGCTTCTGTTGGATGACCCCGACGGTGGTCCCTATGCGTTTCCCTCGCTCAATTTGGGCGGCGTCTGGCAAACGCGCACCTTTCGCCGATACCCCGCCACCTTTTCCGACTCGGTTGCCCAGTATGGCATTGATTATTTTCAGTTCCAGCCTGAAAGTGGGCGCACCGGCACGCTTGTGTTGACCTTCGACGGTCAGGATGAGGTCTCGTTGCTTCCGGCCACGGCGCACAGCGGCGCATTTGGCTTTTGGAGCCATCGGGGCGACGATGTGGACACAACGCTCACGCGCTCCTTCGACTTGCGTGATGTGGAAAGCGCCACGCTGGAATTCTGGGCGTGGTACGATATCGAAAAAGACTTTGATTACGTCTATGTGGCGGTTTCGACGAATGGCGGCGCCACCTGGCAGGCGCTCCCCACGGCGCATACCGTCGCCAGCAATCCGAATGGCAATGCATTTGGACCGGGCTTTACCGGCACAAGTGGCGATGGTGAAACGCCCACCTGGGTTTTCAACCGTGTGGACTTGACGCCCTTTGTGGGGCAAGAGGTGCTGGTGCGTTTTGAAATGGTCAACGATGATGCGCTCAACGCCAACGGCTTCTGGCTGGACGATGTGCGCGTGCCCGAAATCGGCTACGCCACCGACTTTGAGCAGGATGAGGGCGGGTGGCACGCCGACGGATGGGTGCGCACTCACAACCGCCTGAAGCAAGGTTTTGTGGTGCGCGCCGTGCTTCTGCGTGAAAACGATGAGGACGTGGTGTCGCTTGTGCTGGATGAAACCAACCGCGGGCAATTGGAAGTGCCCGGCTTTGGTGACGATGTGCAAGCGGTCGTGCTGGTGGTTGCCGGCGCGACGCCCGTGACAACGGAGCGGGCGGAGTACACATTGCAAGCCACGTTCGAGGAGTAA
- a CDS encoding CPBP family intramembrane glutamic endopeptidase: METLRLVLFAGGTLVLLGFVAMMTLETARLLAITDEPLPFNPLLHPLETAFRLALLLLCAGLMLVSGLPREQFGVVPFNPMRDLAMAAFLGVVLAWVVNAFSMGLLPRLRPGLYAPTAMRLLRPRTRDEVAPVVLAALPAAALEEMLFRALLVGGFSLWAPAPLLVVLSSLLFGVLHMAQGVWGVLLTAALGMVMGWLFIATGSLWFVIVLHWALNANQLVLAYLRPDLFERFAHASAK; this comes from the coding sequence ATGGAGACGCTGCGGCTCGTGCTGTTTGCCGGGGGAACGCTTGTGCTGTTGGGCTTCGTGGCGATGATGACATTGGAAACAGCACGCTTGCTTGCCATTACCGACGAACCGTTGCCTTTCAACCCCTTGTTGCACCCCCTGGAAACGGCGTTTCGCCTGGCGTTGCTCCTGCTGTGCGCCGGTTTGATGCTGGTGAGCGGTTTGCCGCGCGAGCAATTTGGCGTGGTGCCATTCAACCCCATGCGCGACCTGGCGATGGCCGCCTTCCTGGGGGTTGTGCTGGCGTGGGTGGTGAACGCCTTTTCGATGGGGCTTTTGCCTCGTTTGCGCCCAGGGTTGTACGCCCCGACAGCCATGCGGCTGTTGCGCCCCCGCACACGCGATGAAGTGGCGCCGGTTGTGCTCGCCGCGTTGCCCGCCGCCGCGCTTGAAGAAATGCTCTTTCGCGCGTTGCTGGTGGGCGGTTTTTCGTTGTGGGCGCCTGCACCCTTGCTCGTGGTGCTTTCTTCTTTGCTGTTTGGGGTTCTGCATATGGCGCAAGGTGTGTGGGGCGTCCTGCTGACGGCGGCGTTGGGGATGGTCATGGGGTGGTTGTTCATCGCAACAGGCAGTTTGTGGTTTGTGATTGTGCTGCATTGGGCGTTGAACGCCAACCAGTTGGTACTCGCGTATCTGCGTCCTGACTTGTTTGAGAGGTTTGCGCATGCCTCAGCAAAATAA
- a CDS encoding DUF6174 domain-containing protein: protein MRRWLLFMLSLLMLSGCGWFDGFAPAASFDTNNAEREAWNALGITSYRLLVEVEKYNERRQVEAVVRDGRLEQAVLRYWNDEARDWEAPQVLSEERGEPYTVPGLFEMVGGQLAGQQRGVSARYDETYHFPTLIRLGNVHDQNGAVLRDTEVVVRVLEFEPLEPSP, encoded by the coding sequence ATGCGACGCTGGTTGTTATTCATGCTGAGCCTGCTGATGTTGAGCGGGTGTGGATGGTTCGATGGGTTTGCGCCTGCGGCGTCGTTCGACACGAACAACGCTGAACGTGAAGCGTGGAACGCATTGGGCATTACGTCGTACCGCCTGCTGGTGGAAGTGGAAAAGTACAACGAACGACGTCAGGTGGAAGCCGTGGTGCGTGATGGGCGTTTGGAACAAGCCGTCTTGCGCTATTGGAATGACGAGGCGCGCGACTGGGAGGCGCCGCAGGTGCTCAGTGAAGAGCGAGGTGAACCCTATACGGTGCCGGGGTTGTTCGAGATGGTGGGGGGGCAACTGGCGGGGCAACAGCGCGGGGTTTCCGCTCGTTATGATGAAACGTATCACTTCCCCACGCTCATTCGGCTGGGCAACGTGCACGACCAGAATGGGGCGGTTCTGCGCGATACCGAAGTGGTTGTGCGTGTGCTGGAATTCGAGCCGCTGGAACCGTCACCCTAG
- a CDS encoding ketopantoate reductase family protein — MRWLIVGAGAIGSLVGARLAQAGETVVLVVRPHTAAHLAQHGLTLRAPDSTYTAHLPAVTTVAEARTRFGDFDAIAFTMKAFGVQTAAEDLAHAGYTQTPVLTFQNGVGSEEIAAQVLPNAPIVSASITVPVEVPGPGVVVAKAKGGIGLACVQHCTAHTLETLARTFQRAHFPVHLHTDYRAMVWSKLLLNIIGNATSAITGLPPQRIIADPVLFEVEHLAWQEAYTVMQAHRIPVVNLPGYPLRWFARLVRWLPAVLLRPVLVRLVASGRGGKMPSLYLDIEAGRTQLEIDFLNGAVVKAGRAVNIPTPVNETLTTLVWRVAEDPATRQRFRAHPHELAREVAHARACGRQP, encoded by the coding sequence ATGCGGTGGTTGATTGTCGGAGCAGGCGCTATCGGTTCGCTTGTGGGGGCGCGGCTTGCACAGGCGGGTGAAACCGTTGTGCTGGTTGTGCGCCCCCACACTGCGGCGCACCTTGCCCAACACGGGCTTACTCTGCGCGCGCCCGACAGCACCTACACAGCACATCTCCCCGCCGTGACAACCGTGGCCGAGGCGCGCACCCGTTTCGGCGATTTTGACGCCATCGCCTTCACCATGAAAGCGTTTGGCGTGCAAACAGCCGCCGAAGACCTGGCACACGCCGGCTACACCCAAACACCGGTGCTCACGTTCCAGAACGGCGTTGGGAGTGAAGAAATCGCCGCGCAGGTGCTGCCCAACGCGCCAATTGTTTCAGCCAGCATCACAGTGCCGGTTGAAGTGCCTGGTCCGGGCGTGGTGGTTGCCAAAGCCAAAGGGGGGATTGGGCTGGCGTGTGTGCAACACTGCACGGCGCACACGCTCGAAACGCTGGCGCGCACCTTCCAGCGAGCGCACTTTCCAGTGCATCTCCACACCGACTACCGCGCCATGGTCTGGAGCAAACTCCTGCTGAACATCATCGGCAATGCCACATCCGCCATCACCGGATTGCCGCCGCAGCGCATCATTGCCGACCCCGTGCTCTTCGAGGTGGAACATCTCGCCTGGCAAGAAGCCTACACCGTCATGCAAGCGCATCGCATTCCGGTGGTCAATTTGCCGGGGTATCCCCTGCGCTGGTTCGCGCGACTGGTGCGCTGGCTTCCCGCGGTGCTTCTGCGTCCGGTGCTTGTGCGCCTGGTTGCGTCGGGGCGTGGGGGCAAAATGCCGTCGCTCTATCTCGACATTGAAGCGGGGCGCACCCAATTGGAGATTGACTTCCTCAACGGGGCGGTGGTCAAGGCGGGGCGTGCGGTCAACATCCCAACCCCGGTCAATGAAACACTGACGACACTTGTCTGGCGCGTCGCCGAAGACCCCGCCACGCGGCAACGTTTTCGCGCCCACCCTCACGAACTGGCGCGCGAAGTGGCTCACGCGCGCGCGTGTGGGCGGCAACCCTAG